A section of the Pectinophora gossypiella chromosome 11, ilPecGoss1.1, whole genome shotgun sequence genome encodes:
- the LOC126370652 gene encoding furin-like protease 2 isoform X1, translating into MTQAVIIIIIVIIYCKSQFYIGGIQEMVRWVMQQRELRRTKRDHQWRPRHVMRQTSTPSFPDPLFKEQWYLNGGAADGLDMNVGYAWRKGYTGKGVVITILDDGIQPNHPDLKQNYDPAASTDINGNDTDPTPQDNGDNKHGTRCAGEVAAVAYNRYCGVGIAYNASIGGVRMLDGLVNDAVEAQALGFNTHHIDIYSASWGPEDDGKTVDGPGPLARRAFINGVTNGRAGKGSIFIWASGNGGRHTDSCNCDGYANSIFTISISSATQGGYKPWYLEECSSTLASTYSSGTPGRDKSVATVDMDVQLRPDHLCTVDHTGTSASAPLAAGICALALEANPLLTWRDMQHLIVMTSRTQPLEKEEGWIVNGVKRKVSHKFGYGLMDAAQMITLAEQWTSAPPQHICKSQEINEDKNIETSFGYTISVHMDVNGCSGTMNEVRFLEHVQCKISLSFFPRGNLRILLTSPMGTTSTLLFERTHDATSSNFDDWPFLSVHFWGENAEGRWNLQIINAGNNHVTQPGILKKWQLIFYGTATNPIQLRSSNKSHFNSHSVYQQDKTYHVNDVYDASEYSQFLNEIELGISDKRSYPKNIPSAQRKNVLADANDKQVQRLCDPECDSQGCYGKGPTQCVACKHYRLDNSCVSRCPPRSFVNQGGVCWPCHESCETCAGAGQDSCLTCAPAHLLVIDLAVCLQQCPDGYYEDPDADACFPCAEHCDTCTEKADMCSSCAHSYVLYNGSCLAACPPGTYQKDDFGCMPCHETCESCNGPSENACVSCRIGDYAFKGRCVSKCPTGYYADTQRRECLPCPIGCSICTCAVCSVCQEKWILTKGGNCLPNGNDKCDTSEYFEGGRCKNCHSTCEKCSGSNEWDCLSCSSPLLLQGSRCVAECGQGYYQTAGRCSKCPHTCSSCVSRLNCTSCAGALRLQSGTCRATCAPGYYPDEGTCSKCYLSCETCTGPRRDQCASCPPEWRLAAGECRPECPQNFFPWQESCRRCHHYCQDCHGAGPQRCTSCPPHFSLEGGLCVECLSSQYYEPRTRTCRPCHDSCRSCSGPGPTSCVTCAHPLRLDRVNHKCLPCCTESMVSVYQNFNQTTDCCHCDKDVGGCLNGSSAGKRRIAENIRTHIKPSFFVDDHTETNILDRNILVTAASTLLVMLAIVIVLMLKMRKGKHRHLYPKTEYSQLTSVDEDLLPLTSPTTILKVKEQGVSQLEEPT; encoded by the exons atgacTCAGGCtgtcatcataatcataatcgtaatcatttattgcaagtcacagttttacataggtggtatacaggaaatg gTAAGATGGGTGATGCAACAGCGGGAGCTTCGGAGGACGAAGAGGGACCACCAGTGGCGGCCGAGACATGTCATGCGGCAGACCAGTACGCCCTCCTTCCCTGACCCATTGTTCAAAGAACAGTGGTATTTG AATGGTGGAGCAGCAGATGGTCTAGATATGAATGTAGGGTATGCCTGGAGGAAGGGATACACGGGAAAGGGAGTAGTCATCACAATATTAGACGATGGAATACAACCTAATCATCCAGATCTCAAGCAGAATTAC GACCCGGCCGCTTCGACGGACATAAACGGGAACGACACGGACCCCACGCCGCAGGACAATGGGGACAATAAACATGGCACCCGGTGCGCTGGAGAGGTCGCCGCGGTCGCCTACAATCGATATTGCGGTGTTGGCATCGCGTACAATGCCAGCATTGGAGGCGTCAGAATGCTCGACGGCCTTGTTAACGACGCAGTGGAAGCACAAGCACTCGGATTTAACACCCATCACATAGACATCTACAGTGCGTCGTGGGGACCCGAGGATGACGGGAAAACCGTCGACGGCCCCGGCCCCTTAGCTAGAAG GGCTTTTATAAATGGAGTAACTAACGGAAGGGCAGGGAAAGGTTCTATTTTTATATGGGCGTCGGGTAACGGCGGAAGGCATACGGATTCCTGCAATTGCGACGGGTATGCCAATAGTATATTCACTATTTCTATATCGAGTGCTACTCAAGGAGGCTATAAGCCATGGTACTTGGAAGAGTGCTCTTCTACATTAGCGTCTACGTATAGTTCTGGAACTCCAGGCAGAGATAAGAGTGTAGCTACGGTAGATATGGATGTGCAATTAAGGCCTGACCATTTGTGTACAGTTGATCACACTGGCACATCAGCCTCCGCTCCTTTGGCCGCAGGTATATGTGCTCTTGCATTAGAAGCTAACCCCTTACTCACATGGAGGGATATGCAACACCTAATTGTAATGACGTCAAGGACGCAACCCTTGGAAAAAGAGGAGGGTTGGATTGTGAACGGTGTAAAAAGGAAAGTGAGTCACAAATTCGGGTACGGCCTAATGGATGCCGCTCAAATGATCACATTAGCCGAACAGTGGACGAGCGCGCCACCGCAACATATTTGTAAGTCACAAGAAATTAACGAAGACAAGAATATAGAGACTTCTTTCGGCTACACGATATCAGTGCATATGGACGTGAATGGCTGTAGCGGAACAATGAACGAGGTCAGGTTTTTGGAACATGTTCAATGTAAGATTTCACTCAGCTTTTTCCCGCGAGGAAATTTACGGATACTGCTTACGTCACCGATGGGTACGACGTCCACCCTTTTATTTGAGAGAACACATGACGCGACGAGTTCCAACTTTGACGACTGGCCGTTTTTAAGCGTCCATTTTTGGGGCGAAAACGCCGAGGGTCGATGGAACCTTCAAATCATAAACGCGGGTAACAATCATGTGACTCAACCGGGGATTTTGAAGAAATGGCAGTTAATATTTTATGGCACTGCCACAAATCCCATTCAGCTACGGAGCAGCAATAAGAGTCATTTTAATTCACATAGCGTATACCAACAAGATAAAACGTACCATGTGAACGATGTTTACGACGCATCTGAATATTCACAATTCCTCAATGAAATCGAACTTGGTATTTCAGATAAGCGTAGTTACCCCAAAAATATTCCTTCAGCGCAGCGGAAAAATGTTTTAGCGGATGCCAACGACAAACAGGTTCAAAGGTTATGCGATCCGGAATGTGATTCGCAGGGTTGCTACGGGAAAGGTCCAACTCAATGTGTCGCTTGTAAGCACTATCGTCTCGACAATTCTTGTGTATCCAGATGTCCGCCTAGGAGTTTTGTGAATCAAGGCGGAGTGTGTTGGCCATGTCACGAATCCTGTGAGACGTGTGCTGGTGCCGGTCAGGATTCTTGCCTGACTTGTGCTCCGGCTCATCTACTTGTCATCGACTTAGCAGTTTGCCTTCAACAATGTCCCGACGGCTACTATGAAGATCCTGACGCAGATGCATGTTTTCCATGCGCAGAACATTGCGATACATGCACAGAAAAGGCAGATATGTGTTCGTCGTGCGCCCACAGTTATGTATTATATAACGGATCGTGTCTAGCCGCCTGTCCGCCTGGCACTTACCAGAAAGATGATTTTGGATGTATGCCATGTCATGAAACATGCGAATCTTGCAACGGACCCAGCGAGAATGCGTGCGTTTCATGCCGAATAGGGGATTACGCATTCAAAGGCCGTTGCGTATCAAAGTGCCCTACGGGGTATTATGCAGACACGCAGAGAAGGGAATGTTTACC GTGCCCCATCGGATGTTCCATTTGTACGTGTGCTGTTTGCTCTGTATGCCAAGAGAAATGGATCCTCACAAAAGGGGGAAATTGTCTCCCAAATGGAAACGACAAATGCGACACCA GTGAATATTTTGAAGGAGGTCGCTGCAAAAACTGTCATTCGACTTGCGAAAAGTGTAGCGGGTCAAACGAGTGGGACTGTTTATCTTGTTCGAGCCCTTTGTTATTGCAGGGTTCGAG ATGCGTCGCAGAATGTGGACAGGGGTATTACCAAACAGCGGGGAGGTGTTCCAAATGTCCGCACACCTGCTCGAGTTGTGTATCTAGATTGAACTGTACGTCTTGTGCTGGTGCCTTAAGGTTGCAATCTGGAACGTGTCGAGCGACTTGCGCGCCAGGATATTACCCGGATGAAGGAACTTGTTCCAAGTGCTACTTGTCATGTGAGACTTGTACTGGTCCTAGACGAGACCAGTGCGCCTCTTGTCCTCCTGAATGGCGGTTGGCGGCGGGGGAGTGCAGGCCTGAATGTCCGCAAAACTTCTTCCCCTGGCAGGAGAGTTGTCGGCGCTGCCATCATTATTGCCAAGACTGCCATGGAGCAGGACCGCAGAGGTGCACGTCCTGTCCACCACACTTCTCGTTAGAAGGAGGTCTATGTGTGGAATGCTTGAGCTCCCAATACTATGAGCCTCGAACAAGGACGTGTCGCCCATGTCACGACTCCTGCAGATCGTGTTCAGGCCCCGGCCCAACGAGTTGTGTAACTTGCGCTCATCCACTCCGTTTAGATAG GGTGAATCACAAATGCTTGCCTTGCTGTACGGAGAGTATGGTGTCAGTTTACCAAAATTTTAATCAGACGACTGATTGTTGTCATTGTGATAAGGACGTAG GGGGATGCCTAAACGGTTCTTCGGCGGGCAAACGTCGCATTGCGGAGAACATTCGCACTCATATAAAACCATCATTTTTTGTTGACGACCACACAGAAACCAATATTCTGGACCGTAATATATTGGTGACGGCAGCCTCCACGCTTCTTGTGATGCTCGCTATCGTGATTGTTTTAATG TTGAAGATGAGGAAAGGAAAGCATCGACATCTGTATCCGAAGACTGAGTACTCTCAACTGACTAGTGTTGATGAAGACTTACTTCCCCTGACATCACCGACGACTATTCTGAAGGTGAAGGAGCAAGGTGTGAGTCAACTGGAGGAACCAACATAG
- the LOC126370652 gene encoding furin-like protease 2 isoform X2 — MFALSVLLFMTVLDCVPSFDVYHHQFAVHVPGGSERATDIAHRHGFINHGQIGSLKNFYLLSHSHVSKRSPNASLDHVNRLKNDPQVRWVMQQRELRRTKRDHQWRPRHVMRQTSTPSFPDPLFKEQWYLNGGAADGLDMNVGYAWRKGYTGKGVVITILDDGIQPNHPDLKQNYDPAASTDINGNDTDPTPQDNGDNKHGTRCAGEVAAVAYNRYCGVGIAYNASIGGVRMLDGLVNDAVEAQALGFNTHHIDIYSASWGPEDDGKTVDGPGPLARRAFINGVTNGRAGKGSIFIWASGNGGRHTDSCNCDGYANSIFTISISSATQGGYKPWYLEECSSTLASTYSSGTPGRDKSVATVDMDVQLRPDHLCTVDHTGTSASAPLAAGICALALEANPLLTWRDMQHLIVMTSRTQPLEKEEGWIVNGVKRKVSHKFGYGLMDAAQMITLAEQWTSAPPQHICKSQEINEDKNIETSFGYTISVHMDVNGCSGTMNEVRFLEHVQCKISLSFFPRGNLRILLTSPMGTTSTLLFERTHDATSSNFDDWPFLSVHFWGENAEGRWNLQIINAGNNHVTQPGILKKWQLIFYGTATNPIQLRSSNKSHFNSHSVYQQDKTYHVNDVYDASEYSQFLNEIELGISDKRSYPKNIPSAQRKNVLADANDKQVQRLCDPECDSQGCYGKGPTQCVACKHYRLDNSCVSRCPPRSFVNQGGVCWPCHESCETCAGAGQDSCLTCAPAHLLVIDLAVCLQQCPDGYYEDPDADACFPCAEHCDTCTEKADMCSSCAHSYVLYNGSCLAACPPGTYQKDDFGCMPCHETCESCNGPSENACVSCRIGDYAFKGRCVSKCPTGYYADTQRRECLPCPIGCSICTCAVCSVCQEKWILTKGGNCLPNGNDKCDTSEYFEGGRCKNCHSTCEKCSGSNEWDCLSCSSPLLLQGSRCVAECGQGYYQTAGRCSKCPHTCSSCVSRLNCTSCAGALRLQSGTCRATCAPGYYPDEGTCSKCYLSCETCTGPRRDQCASCPPEWRLAAGECRPECPQNFFPWQESCRRCHHYCQDCHGAGPQRCTSCPPHFSLEGGLCVECLSSQYYEPRTRTCRPCHDSCRSCSGPGPTSCVTCAHPLRLDRVNHKCLPCCTESMVSVYQNFNQTTDCCHCDKDVGGCLNGSSAGKRRIAENIRTHIKPSFFVDDHTETNILDRNILVTAASTLLVMLAIVIVLMLKMRKGKHRHLYPKTEYSQLTSVDEDLLPLTSPTTILKVKEQGVSQLEEPT; from the exons gTAAGATGGGTGATGCAACAGCGGGAGCTTCGGAGGACGAAGAGGGACCACCAGTGGCGGCCGAGACATGTCATGCGGCAGACCAGTACGCCCTCCTTCCCTGACCCATTGTTCAAAGAACAGTGGTATTTG AATGGTGGAGCAGCAGATGGTCTAGATATGAATGTAGGGTATGCCTGGAGGAAGGGATACACGGGAAAGGGAGTAGTCATCACAATATTAGACGATGGAATACAACCTAATCATCCAGATCTCAAGCAGAATTAC GACCCGGCCGCTTCGACGGACATAAACGGGAACGACACGGACCCCACGCCGCAGGACAATGGGGACAATAAACATGGCACCCGGTGCGCTGGAGAGGTCGCCGCGGTCGCCTACAATCGATATTGCGGTGTTGGCATCGCGTACAATGCCAGCATTGGAGGCGTCAGAATGCTCGACGGCCTTGTTAACGACGCAGTGGAAGCACAAGCACTCGGATTTAACACCCATCACATAGACATCTACAGTGCGTCGTGGGGACCCGAGGATGACGGGAAAACCGTCGACGGCCCCGGCCCCTTAGCTAGAAG GGCTTTTATAAATGGAGTAACTAACGGAAGGGCAGGGAAAGGTTCTATTTTTATATGGGCGTCGGGTAACGGCGGAAGGCATACGGATTCCTGCAATTGCGACGGGTATGCCAATAGTATATTCACTATTTCTATATCGAGTGCTACTCAAGGAGGCTATAAGCCATGGTACTTGGAAGAGTGCTCTTCTACATTAGCGTCTACGTATAGTTCTGGAACTCCAGGCAGAGATAAGAGTGTAGCTACGGTAGATATGGATGTGCAATTAAGGCCTGACCATTTGTGTACAGTTGATCACACTGGCACATCAGCCTCCGCTCCTTTGGCCGCAGGTATATGTGCTCTTGCATTAGAAGCTAACCCCTTACTCACATGGAGGGATATGCAACACCTAATTGTAATGACGTCAAGGACGCAACCCTTGGAAAAAGAGGAGGGTTGGATTGTGAACGGTGTAAAAAGGAAAGTGAGTCACAAATTCGGGTACGGCCTAATGGATGCCGCTCAAATGATCACATTAGCCGAACAGTGGACGAGCGCGCCACCGCAACATATTTGTAAGTCACAAGAAATTAACGAAGACAAGAATATAGAGACTTCTTTCGGCTACACGATATCAGTGCATATGGACGTGAATGGCTGTAGCGGAACAATGAACGAGGTCAGGTTTTTGGAACATGTTCAATGTAAGATTTCACTCAGCTTTTTCCCGCGAGGAAATTTACGGATACTGCTTACGTCACCGATGGGTACGACGTCCACCCTTTTATTTGAGAGAACACATGACGCGACGAGTTCCAACTTTGACGACTGGCCGTTTTTAAGCGTCCATTTTTGGGGCGAAAACGCCGAGGGTCGATGGAACCTTCAAATCATAAACGCGGGTAACAATCATGTGACTCAACCGGGGATTTTGAAGAAATGGCAGTTAATATTTTATGGCACTGCCACAAATCCCATTCAGCTACGGAGCAGCAATAAGAGTCATTTTAATTCACATAGCGTATACCAACAAGATAAAACGTACCATGTGAACGATGTTTACGACGCATCTGAATATTCACAATTCCTCAATGAAATCGAACTTGGTATTTCAGATAAGCGTAGTTACCCCAAAAATATTCCTTCAGCGCAGCGGAAAAATGTTTTAGCGGATGCCAACGACAAACAGGTTCAAAGGTTATGCGATCCGGAATGTGATTCGCAGGGTTGCTACGGGAAAGGTCCAACTCAATGTGTCGCTTGTAAGCACTATCGTCTCGACAATTCTTGTGTATCCAGATGTCCGCCTAGGAGTTTTGTGAATCAAGGCGGAGTGTGTTGGCCATGTCACGAATCCTGTGAGACGTGTGCTGGTGCCGGTCAGGATTCTTGCCTGACTTGTGCTCCGGCTCATCTACTTGTCATCGACTTAGCAGTTTGCCTTCAACAATGTCCCGACGGCTACTATGAAGATCCTGACGCAGATGCATGTTTTCCATGCGCAGAACATTGCGATACATGCACAGAAAAGGCAGATATGTGTTCGTCGTGCGCCCACAGTTATGTATTATATAACGGATCGTGTCTAGCCGCCTGTCCGCCTGGCACTTACCAGAAAGATGATTTTGGATGTATGCCATGTCATGAAACATGCGAATCTTGCAACGGACCCAGCGAGAATGCGTGCGTTTCATGCCGAATAGGGGATTACGCATTCAAAGGCCGTTGCGTATCAAAGTGCCCTACGGGGTATTATGCAGACACGCAGAGAAGGGAATGTTTACC GTGCCCCATCGGATGTTCCATTTGTACGTGTGCTGTTTGCTCTGTATGCCAAGAGAAATGGATCCTCACAAAAGGGGGAAATTGTCTCCCAAATGGAAACGACAAATGCGACACCA GTGAATATTTTGAAGGAGGTCGCTGCAAAAACTGTCATTCGACTTGCGAAAAGTGTAGCGGGTCAAACGAGTGGGACTGTTTATCTTGTTCGAGCCCTTTGTTATTGCAGGGTTCGAG ATGCGTCGCAGAATGTGGACAGGGGTATTACCAAACAGCGGGGAGGTGTTCCAAATGTCCGCACACCTGCTCGAGTTGTGTATCTAGATTGAACTGTACGTCTTGTGCTGGTGCCTTAAGGTTGCAATCTGGAACGTGTCGAGCGACTTGCGCGCCAGGATATTACCCGGATGAAGGAACTTGTTCCAAGTGCTACTTGTCATGTGAGACTTGTACTGGTCCTAGACGAGACCAGTGCGCCTCTTGTCCTCCTGAATGGCGGTTGGCGGCGGGGGAGTGCAGGCCTGAATGTCCGCAAAACTTCTTCCCCTGGCAGGAGAGTTGTCGGCGCTGCCATCATTATTGCCAAGACTGCCATGGAGCAGGACCGCAGAGGTGCACGTCCTGTCCACCACACTTCTCGTTAGAAGGAGGTCTATGTGTGGAATGCTTGAGCTCCCAATACTATGAGCCTCGAACAAGGACGTGTCGCCCATGTCACGACTCCTGCAGATCGTGTTCAGGCCCCGGCCCAACGAGTTGTGTAACTTGCGCTCATCCACTCCGTTTAGATAG GGTGAATCACAAATGCTTGCCTTGCTGTACGGAGAGTATGGTGTCAGTTTACCAAAATTTTAATCAGACGACTGATTGTTGTCATTGTGATAAGGACGTAG GGGGATGCCTAAACGGTTCTTCGGCGGGCAAACGTCGCATTGCGGAGAACATTCGCACTCATATAAAACCATCATTTTTTGTTGACGACCACACAGAAACCAATATTCTGGACCGTAATATATTGGTGACGGCAGCCTCCACGCTTCTTGTGATGCTCGCTATCGTGATTGTTTTAATG TTGAAGATGAGGAAAGGAAAGCATCGACATCTGTATCCGAAGACTGAGTACTCTCAACTGACTAGTGTTGATGAAGACTTACTTCCCCTGACATCACCGACGACTATTCTGAAGGTGAAGGAGCAAGGTGTGAGTCAACTGGAGGAACCAACATAG